Proteins found in one Vagococcus carniphilus genomic segment:
- a CDS encoding peptidase U32 family protein — protein MIEITATVESFEQAQQLLNLDIDYLYFGDSSFGLRLPKHFSREEIKELVQLTHAKGKKVRIAVNAMMHPEKMLLLPDYLHFLEELKVDEIVVGDTGVIHVLRRDNYQLPFIYDAATMVTSSRQINFWGDRGAIGAVLAREIPYLELVDLAKNLNIFGEMLVYGATCIHQSKRPLVQNYFNFTKIDEKVDKERNLFISEPKDEETHYSIYEDEHGTHIFATNDVDLMLELKELETIGLTHWKLDGIYTPGQSYVDIVSLFIQAKELILADKWTAEAAEKLNEQVKSLHPEERSLDTGFYYLNPDDIR, from the coding sequence ATGATAGAGATTACAGCAACAGTTGAGTCGTTTGAACAAGCTCAACAATTATTAAACTTAGATATTGATTATTTATATTTTGGAGATAGTTCTTTTGGCTTACGACTGCCTAAGCATTTTAGTAGAGAGGAAATCAAAGAATTAGTACAATTGACTCATGCGAAAGGAAAAAAAGTACGGATAGCAGTTAATGCCATGATGCATCCGGAAAAAATGTTGTTACTTCCAGACTATCTTCATTTCTTAGAAGAGCTTAAGGTAGATGAGATTGTTGTAGGGGACACAGGAGTTATTCATGTGCTCCGACGAGATAATTATCAATTACCTTTCATTTATGATGCAGCAACAATGGTGACAAGTTCACGTCAAATTAATTTTTGGGGTGATAGAGGAGCTATTGGAGCAGTATTAGCTCGCGAAATTCCCTATTTAGAATTAGTGGATTTAGCTAAAAATCTAAATATATTTGGCGAAATGCTTGTTTACGGGGCAACTTGTATTCATCAATCAAAACGTCCATTGGTTCAAAATTACTTTAATTTTACAAAAATTGATGAAAAAGTAGATAAAGAACGCAATTTATTTATTTCTGAGCCAAAAGATGAAGAAACTCATTATTCAATTTATGAAGATGAACATGGGACTCATATTTTTGCGACAAATGATGTTGATTTAATGCTTGAGTTAAAAGAATTGGAAACGATTGGGTTAACTCACTGGAAGTTAGATGGTATTTATACTCCAGGACAAAGTTATGTAGATATTGTTTCTTTATTTATTCAAGCAAAAGAGTTAATTTTAGCAGATAAATGGACGGCTGAAGCAGCTGAAAAATTGAATGAACAAGTGAAGAGTTTACATCCCGAAGAACGTAGCTTAGATACTGGTTTTTATTATTTAAATCCGGATGATATTAGATAA
- a CDS encoding CtsR family transcriptional regulator, whose translation MDNRNMSDIIETYLKEILEINQEIEIRRSEMANLFDCVPSQINYVIKTRFTVPQGYKVESKRGGGGYIRIIKIDFLKHGNYLMHLADSVGSELTESEAFAMLKQLYVSEVINLREKELLATLLSNKPLLSISDNNSLRAHMMLELLERLAYEEKE comes from the coding sequence TTGGATAATCGTAATATGTCAGATATTATCGAAACTTATTTAAAAGAAATTTTAGAAATAAATCAAGAAATTGAAATTAGGCGATCTGAAATGGCTAATCTTTTTGATTGTGTTCCTTCTCAAATAAATTATGTTATAAAAACACGTTTTACTGTTCCACAGGGATATAAAGTTGAGAGTAAACGAGGCGGAGGCGGCTATATTCGAATTATAAAAATTGATTTTTTAAAACATGGGAATTATTTAATGCATTTAGCTGATTCTGTGGGTTCTGAATTGACAGAAAGTGAAGCTTTTGCTATGTTGAAACAACTATATGTGAGCGAGGTTATTAATTTAAGAGAAAAAGAACTACTCGCTACATTATTAAGTAACAAACCACTTTTAAGCATTTCGGACAATAATTCGTTAAGAGCGCATATGATGCTTGAGTTGTTAGAACGATTAGCTTATGAAGAGAAGGAGTGA